CCCTATCCATCCGACGTTGCCAAGATGATCGAAGCGCCGATCTTCCACGTCAACGGTGACGATCCGGAAGCTGTGACCTATGCGGCCAAGGTTGCCACCGAATACCGCATGAAGTTCCACAAGCCTGTGGTCGTGGACATGTTCTGCTACCGCCGCTTCGGCCACAACGAAGGCGACGAGCCGGCGTTCACGCAGCCGAAGATGTACAAGGTCATCCGCGGCCACAAGACCGTCGCGCGCATCTATGCCGACCGCCTGATCGCCGAAGGCTTGATCAACGAGGGCGAATTCGAGAAGATGAAGGCCGACTGGCGCGCTCATCTCGAGCAGGAATTCGAGGCGGGCCAGTCCTATAAGCCCAACAAGGCAGACTGGCTGGACGGTCAGTGGTCCGGCCTGCGCGCCGCCGACAATGCCGATGAGCAGCGTCGCGGCAAGACCGGCGTGCCGATGAAGCAGCTGAAGGAAATCGGCAAGAAGCTGTCGACCATTCCGGAAGGCTTCAACGCCCACCGCACGATCCAGCGCTTCATGGAAAACCGCTCGCAGATGGTCGAGACCGGCGAAGGCATCGACTGGGCGATGGCGGAAGCACTGGCCTTCGGTTCGCTCGTCGTGGAGGGCCACAAGATCCGCCTTTCCGGTCAGGATTGCGAACGCGGCACCTTCTCGCAGCGTCACTCGGTTCTCTACGATCAGGAATCCGAGGAACGCTACATCCCGCTGGCAAACCTTGCGCCGACGCAGGCCCGTTACGAAGTCATCAACTCGATGCTTTCGGAAGAGGCGGTCCTCGGTTTCGAATATGGTTACTCGCTGGCCCGTCCGAATGCGCTGACGCTCTGGGAAGCCCAGTTCGGCGACTTCGCCAACGGTGCTCAGGTCGTGTTCGACCAGTTCATCTCGTCGGGTGAACGCAAGTGGCTTCGCATGTCCGGTCTGGTCTGCCTTCTGCCGCATGGCTACGAAGGTCAGGGTCCGGAACACTCTTCCGCCCGTCTGGAGCGCTGGCTGCAGATGTGCGCCGAAGACAACATGCAGGTTGCCAACTGCACGACGCCGGCAAACTACTTCCACATCCTGCGCCGCCAGGTGAAGCGCGACTTCCGCAAGCCGCTGATCCTGATGACGCCGAAGTCGCTGCTGCGCCACAAGCGCGCCACGTCTTCGCTGGCCGAGCTTGCAGGCGAGTCCTCCTTCCACCGTCTCCTGTGGGACGATGCCGAGGTCATCAAGGACGGCCCGATCAAGCTGCAGAAGGATTCGAAGATTCGCCGCGTCGTCATGTGCACGGGCAAGGTCTATTATGATCTGCTCGAAGAGCGTGAAAAGCGCGGTATTGACGATATCTATCTGCTGCGCGTCGAACAGCTCTATCCGTTCCCGGCCAAGGCGCTCATCAACGAGCTGTCGCGTTTCCGCAATGCGGAGATGGTCTGGTGCCAGGAAGAGCCGAAGAACATGGGTGCGTGGTCGTTCATCGATCCTTACCTGGAATGGGTCCTGGCCCATATCGACGCCAAGTACCAGAAGGTCCGCTACACGGGCCGTCCGGCTGCCGCCTCTCCGGCGACCGGCCTGATGTCCAAGCATCTGGCGCAGCTTGCTGCGTTCCTGGAAGACGCGCTGGGAGAGTGAGAACTCTCCCGCATCGCCCCGTATAAAAGACACCCGAATAACGGAACTAGATCATGGCCACTGAAATCCGCGTACCAACCCTCGGCGAATCCGTCAGCGAAGCGACCGTCGGCACCTGGTTCAAGAAGGTCGGCGACACCGTCAAGGCCGACGAACCTCTCGTTGAACTGGAAACCGACAAGGTTACCGTCGAGGTGCCGGCGCCTGCGTCCGGCGTTCTCACCGAAATCGTGGCGCAGAACGGCGAAACCGTCGGTCTCGACGCGCTTCTCGGCCAGATCGCCGAAGGCGCTGCGGGCGCTGCAACCTCTGCACCGGCTGCCGAACCGGCAAAGCCAGCTGCTGCCGCAGCCGCCGCTCCGGCTCCCGCTGCTTCTGCCGCCAGCGCCATGCCGCCGGCACCTGCTGCTGGCAAGCTGCTTGCTGAAAACAACCTGTCTGCCGATCAGGTCGACGGTTCGGGCAAGCGTGGTCAGGTTCTGAAGGGCGATGTGCTTGCTGCCGTCGCGAAGGGCGTTTCGGCCCCTGCCGCTGCTCCGGCTCCGGTTGCTGCTGCTCCCCGTCCCGTTTCCGCCGAGCAGGATCAGGTTCGCGAAGAGCGCGTGAAGATGACGCGCCTGCGCCAGACGATCGCCAAGCGCCTCAAGGATGCCCAGAACACCGCCGCCATGCTCACCACTTACAATGAAGTGGACATGAGCGCGGTCATGGACCTGCGCAACCGTTACAAGGACGTGTTCGAGAAGAAGCATGGCGTCAAGCTCGGCTTCATGGGCTTCTTCACCAAGGCCGTGACACACGCGCTCAAGGAACTGCCTGCCGTCAACGCTGAAATCGACGGCACTGACATCATCTACAAGAACTATTGTCACGTCGGCATGGCTGTCGGCACCGACAAGGGTCTTGTCGTTCCGGTCATCCGCGATGCCGACCAGCTTTCCATCGCTGGCGTCGAAAAGGAACTCGGCCGTCTTGCCAAGGCAGCACGCGACGGTTCGCTCGGTATGGCCGACATGCAGGGCGGCACCTTCACCATCACCAATGGTGGCGTTTACGGTTCGCTGATGTCCTCGCCGATCCTCAATGCCCCGCAGTCCGGCATCCTCGGCATGCACAAGATCCAGGAGCGTCCGGTCGCCATCGGCGGTCAGGTCGTCATCCGTCCGATGATGTATCTGGCGCTCTCCTACGATCACCGTATCGTTGACGGCAAGGAAGCCGTGACCTTCCTCGTCCGCGTCAAGGAAAGCCTGGAAGACCCGGAACGTCTGGTTCTCGATCTTTAATCGGTCTTGCTTTTCGTTTCAGCGGGGTTTCAAGTGAAACTCCGCTGGAACACTACCTTGGAGAGCAGACGTGCAGCCGACATTTCTCGCCGCTTCCCCCTTTCTGCCGCTCATCGGTTTAAGCGTTCTTCTTCTCGTGGCGCATGTCCTGTTGCAAGGGATGATGGCGACCAGAGAATTGGGGCGTGAATGGAATGCCGGTCCGAGAGACGGCGAGCAGAAGCCACAGGGTAAGCTGTCCGGTCGCGCTTCGCGCGCATCGGCCAATTTCCGGGAGACCTATCCGGCTTTTCTGGCACTGGCTTTCGGCGTTATCATGGCGGGTGACCCGTCCGGAATTGCGCTTATCGGCGCGTGGTTGTGGTTGATCTGCCGCATCATCTATATTCCGCTCTATCTCGCAGGTGTGCCCTATATCCGGTCTTTCGTCTGGTTAGGTTCAATGCTTGGACTTGCGCTGATGTTTGTCGTGTTGATGTTCTGAGGCTTGATGTGATGCACCAATATCTTATCGAACTTGCATCCCTGATGGCGATCTTCGC
This genomic interval from Agrobacterium tumefaciens contains the following:
- a CDS encoding 2-oxoglutarate dehydrogenase E1 component, whose protein sequence is MARQEANEQFQITSFLDGANAAYIEQLYARYEEDPSSVSPEWQSFFKALSDNPEDVKKAAKGASWKRANWPIPANGDLVSALDGNWATVEKAIEKKVQAKAEAKSADTGKPVSEAEVLQATRDSVRAIMMIRAYRMRGHLHAKLDPLGIAVAVEDYNELSPKSYGFEESDYDRKIFIDNVLGLEYATVREMIDILERTYCSTIGVEFMHMSSPEEKAWIQERIEGPDKGVAFTAEGKKAILSKLVEAEGYEQFLDVRFKGTKRFGLDGGESLIPALEQIIKRGGQEGLEEVVLGMAHRGRLNVLTNVMGKPHRAVFHEFKGGSFKPDDVEGSGDVKYHLGASSDREFDGNKVHLSLTANPSHLEIVNPVVMGKARAKQDQLAKQWDGDIIPLSERAKVLPLLLHGDAAFAGQGVVAEILGLSGLRGHRVAGTMHFIINNQIGFTTNPAFSRSSPYPSDVAKMIEAPIFHVNGDDPEAVTYAAKVATEYRMKFHKPVVVDMFCYRRFGHNEGDEPAFTQPKMYKVIRGHKTVARIYADRLIAEGLINEGEFEKMKADWRAHLEQEFEAGQSYKPNKADWLDGQWSGLRAADNADEQRRGKTGVPMKQLKEIGKKLSTIPEGFNAHRTIQRFMENRSQMVETGEGIDWAMAEALAFGSLVVEGHKIRLSGQDCERGTFSQRHSVLYDQESEERYIPLANLAPTQARYEVINSMLSEEAVLGFEYGYSLARPNALTLWEAQFGDFANGAQVVFDQFISSGERKWLRMSGLVCLLPHGYEGQGPEHSSARLERWLQMCAEDNMQVANCTTPANYFHILRRQVKRDFRKPLILMTPKSLLRHKRATSSLAELAGESSFHRLLWDDAEVIKDGPIKLQKDSKIRRVVMCTGKVYYDLLEEREKRGIDDIYLLRVEQLYPFPAKALINELSRFRNAEMVWCQEEPKNMGAWSFIDPYLEWVLAHIDAKYQKVRYTGRPAAASPATGLMSKHLAQLAAFLEDALGE
- the odhB gene encoding 2-oxoglutarate dehydrogenase complex dihydrolipoyllysine-residue succinyltransferase, whose translation is MATEIRVPTLGESVSEATVGTWFKKVGDTVKADEPLVELETDKVTVEVPAPASGVLTEIVAQNGETVGLDALLGQIAEGAAGAATSAPAAEPAKPAAAAAAAPAPAASAASAMPPAPAAGKLLAENNLSADQVDGSGKRGQVLKGDVLAAVAKGVSAPAAAPAPVAAAPRPVSAEQDQVREERVKMTRLRQTIAKRLKDAQNTAAMLTTYNEVDMSAVMDLRNRYKDVFEKKHGVKLGFMGFFTKAVTHALKELPAVNAEIDGTDIIYKNYCHVGMAVGTDKGLVVPVIRDADQLSIAGVEKELGRLAKAARDGSLGMADMQGGTFTITNGGVYGSLMSSPILNAPQSGILGMHKIQERPVAIGGQVVIRPMMYLALSYDHRIVDGKEAVTFLVRVKESLEDPERLVLDL
- a CDS encoding MAPEG family protein, translated to MQPTFLAASPFLPLIGLSVLLLVAHVLLQGMMATRELGREWNAGPRDGEQKPQGKLSGRASRASANFRETYPAFLALAFGVIMAGDPSGIALIGAWLWLICRIIYIPLYLAGVPYIRSFVWLGSMLGLALMFVVLMF